CACGGCGCCGCGCAGGTAGATGCGGCCATAGCTGTTGTCGGCATCCACCAGGGCCACCAGATCGCCCAGGCGCAGGTCGCCCAGCCCGTACTCCTCCACCACCGAGGCGTCGAACATCTGGATGTCGTAGTCGCCCCGGAAGGCGTGGTTGCGCCCGAGTCCGCTGCCCATGATGCAGGCCGGGACCAGCTTCGCCACCTTGACCCGCAGCTTCCCCTCGTGCACGGTCGGGTTCATCTTCTTCAGGAGGTTGGGCGCGAGGTTCGCCACCGTGATCTCAGGGAAGTCGAGGAGCTTCATGCCCAGGCCACAAGAGTTGATCTGGATCCTGTTGCCGTAGCGCAGCTTGCGCAGGACCTCGGGCGGGAAGTCGACGAACACGTGCTCAATGCCGCCGTGCTTGCCGGTGACGACGCCCTTCTCGCCGGCAGCGGGTCCGTCCAGGATCTCCGCCTCGTTGCCCACGCAGGCCAGCATGTTCAGGCCATTGTTCGCCTCCGCGTCGGGGTTCTTGAGGCTGACCGCGGGCTCCACGTGATCGGCAGCCCAGCCCAGCGCGCGGTCGCCCACGCGCACATTGAAGCAGATGCCGCCCGTTCCCGGTACCATGATCGCTTCGCCGCGGGGTGTGATGTTGTACATCCCCGCCAGCTTTGGATGTGACGGCTCGCCGACGACGGCAATCTCCAGCAGTTGGTCCACATTCGTCTTCAGCATACCTGGTTGCTCCTTTGGCGATGACGAGTCGGACGCCTTGACTGCTCCTCTACTCGCAGGGACTAACTAGCGCTCTGCATCACCCGGCGGAAGGATGTACCACTCAGGAAGGGCTCGCGAGATCGTCAGCCCGTAGACACACTTCGCGCCGCCCTGCCTCAAGGCCCGGGCTGCTGCCATCATCGTCGCTCCGGTCGTGTACACATCGTCGACCAGTAGCAGGCTCGCGCCGGACAGCTTCCAGGGCTTGCGTGCGGCGAAGGCCTCGTGCATCTCCTCAGCCCGTTCCCGCGGTCCCATGTCCACCAAAGGATGGGTGTTCTTCACGCGCTCGAGGACGTCCTCCCACAGCGGCTTCTCGCAGCCCCGAGCGACTTCCTGCGCCAGCAGGTCCGCCTGGTCAAACCCTCGCCATCTCCGCCGCGCCGGATGCAGCGGCACCGGCACGATCGCCGCCACCTCCTCGAAGGGCAGCCTGTGTGGCCTCGCATACTCGTTGACGAACCGACGCACCAGCATCTCACCCAGGGGCTCGCACAGCCTACGCCGACCCTCGAACTTGTACTCGATCACCGCCCGTCGCAGGGGCCCGGTATGCAGACCCACAGACCGTGCACCGGTCAGCGCTGCTCGCGGGTGATCCCGGCAGTCGCCACACAGCGGCCATCCCGGTGCAGTGGGCGGATGTGGCTTGCCACAGCGGGGACACTGCGGCCCGTCGACGTACTTCAGCTCCGCCTGGCAGGCTTCACAGAAGGGCAGACGCGAAAAGGCCCCGCACCCGGCACACCGGGGCGGGGCCACAAGATCCAGCAGCTCCTGGGTGACTCGTCCAACAAGGGACTGTCGCCGATTCCGTCCCCGAGTCGGCTCCTTGGCCGACTCGGCGGCACTCGCCTCACGCTCTTGGGCAGAAGCAGGCCTCGGCAACATCCTCGCTGCGCGTCGTCCCCCGTATGGTTTGTGTCCTGATAGCAGCGCTACAAGC
The Armatimonadia bacterium DNA segment above includes these coding regions:
- a CDS encoding DUF4438 domain-containing protein, with the translated sequence MLKTNVDQLLEIAVVGEPSHPKLAGMYNITPRGEAIMVPGTGGICFNVRVGDRALGWAADHVEPAVSLKNPDAEANNGLNMLACVGNEAEILDGPAAGEKGVVTGKHGGIEHVFVDFPPEVLRKLRYGNRIQINSCGLGMKLLDFPEITVANLAPNLLKKMNPTVHEGKLRVKVAKLVPACIMGSGLGRNHAFRGDYDIQMFDASVVEEYGLGDLRLGDLVALVDADNSYGRIYLRGAVTVGVVVHGQCLTAGHGPGVTCLLSSATGAIEPVVDKKANLATLLKLR
- a CDS encoding ComF family protein, which translates into the protein MAPPRCAGCGAFSRLPFCEACQAELKYVDGPQCPRCGKPHPPTAPGWPLCGDCRDHPRAALTGARSVGLHTGPLRRAVIEYKFEGRRRLCEPLGEMLVRRFVNEYARPHRLPFEEVAAIVPVPLHPARRRWRGFDQADLLAQEVARGCEKPLWEDVLERVKNTHPLVDMGPRERAEEMHEAFAARKPWKLSGASLLLVDDVYTTGATMMAAARALRQGGAKCVYGLTISRALPEWYILPPGDAER